One window of Rasiella rasia genomic DNA carries:
- a CDS encoding RNA 2'-phosphotransferase, whose amino-acid sequence MISEKQQTHISKFLSLVLRHKPETIGVQLDQNGWVDINELIEKSNKYGIKFNRETLNHIVATNSKKRFAINNKLDKIRASQGHSIEIELGYTSQKPPRTLFHGTSEKSVQSILKKGLKRQNRQHVHLSSDIETAKKVGQRHGKPYIFKVFAEQMFNDNLEFFISENGVWLTENVPEKYLSGQEKWE is encoded by the coding sequence ATGATTAGCGAGAAACAACAAACACATATAAGTAAGTTTTTAAGTTTGGTATTAAGACACAAACCTGAAACAATTGGAGTTCAACTTGACCAAAATGGTTGGGTTGACATTAATGAATTGATTGAGAAATCAAACAAATACGGAATTAAATTTAACAGAGAAACATTAAACCATATCGTTGCGACTAATTCTAAAAAACGATTTGCTATTAATAATAAACTTGACAAAATTAGAGCAAGTCAAGGACATTCAATCGAAATTGAATTAGGTTACACGAGTCAAAAGCCACCAAGAACTCTTTTTCACGGAACAAGTGAAAAATCGGTTCAATCAATATTGAAAAAAGGACTTAAAAGACAGAATAGACAACACGTTCATTTAAGTAGCGATATTGAAACAGCAAAGAAGGTTGGTCAAAGACACGGAAAACCATATATATTTAAGGTATTTGCAGAACAAATGTTCAACGACAATTTAGAATTCTTTATTTCTGAAAATGGAGTATGGCTAACTGAAAATGTGCCTGAAAAATATTTAAGTGGACAAGAAAAATGGGAATAA
- a CDS encoding SadB/YajI family lipoprotein, which translates to MKTTKFILIFIVTFFVFTSCKQKEITDLKNQISELSKKNIELKDSISQLELKNLYAFHILGGLETTELKVNQESTVDFFFAYKDYIHKYDLYRITGDGENDRELIKENNELSEFQYTYTPKDKNDNHIRLVAVFDLDSIGIEIPANLKLPISD; encoded by the coding sequence ATGAAAACAACAAAATTCATTTTAATATTTATAGTAACTTTTTTCGTGTTTACCTCTTGTAAACAAAAAGAAATAACTGATCTAAAAAATCAAATTTCAGAACTAAGTAAAAAGAATATTGAGCTAAAAGATTCTATTTCTCAACTTGAACTAAAAAATTTATATGCTTTTCACATCTTGGGCGGATTAGAAACAACAGAATTAAAAGTTAATCAAGAATCTACTGTTGATTTCTTTTTTGCATACAAGGACTACATTCACAAATATGATTTGTACCGTATAACCGGAGATGGTGAAAACGATAGAGAATTGATTAAAGAAAATAACGAACTAAGTGAATTTCAGTACACTTATACACCGAAAGACAAAAATGACAATCATATTAGACTTGTCGCAGTTTTCGATTTAGATAGTATAGGAATTGAAATTCCAGCAAATCTAAAATTGCCAATATCTGATTAA
- a CDS encoding ATP-grasp domain-containing protein, whose product MKIIFCDSVIDNKVVEPDYQSEFDSAKENEFETHIFSFEELTDGNINGALKFIKSSDTKEFGIYRGWMMTPKVYEQFYNGLLKKNIELINNPTEYEHCHYLPNSYDKIVGETPKSNWTKDLSKAKIIELTNEFGDKPIIVKDFVKSEKHNWNDACFIPNASDKTKVEKIVDRFLELRGDYLNKGIVFREFEELEFLTDHSKSGMPLTKEFRIVFLNKNVVQIYNYWDEGNYDSEIPDIDFFKNIAESIESNFFTMDVAKKKNGGWIIMELGDGQVAGLPDNANRNIYYKQIKNGVQQWL is encoded by the coding sequence ATGAAAATCATTTTTTGCGATAGCGTAATTGACAATAAAGTAGTCGAACCTGACTACCAGTCGGAATTTGATTCCGCAAAAGAAAATGAATTTGAGACACACATTTTCAGTTTCGAGGAACTGACTGATGGAAACATAAATGGAGCACTAAAGTTCATTAAAAGTTCTGACACAAAAGAATTTGGAATTTATCGTGGTTGGATGATGACACCAAAGGTTTATGAACAATTCTATAATGGACTTTTAAAAAAGAATATTGAGTTAATCAATAATCCAACTGAATATGAACATTGCCATTACTTACCGAACTCTTACGACAAAATTGTTGGAGAAACACCAAAATCAAATTGGACTAAAGATTTATCAAAAGCTAAAATCATTGAACTAACTAATGAATTTGGAGATAAGCCGATAATCGTGAAGGATTTCGTGAAATCTGAAAAACACAACTGGAATGATGCCTGTTTTATTCCAAACGCTTCTGACAAAACTAAAGTGGAAAAAATTGTCGACAGGTTTTTGGAATTAAGAGGCGACTATTTGAATAAAGGAATTGTATTTCGTGAATTTGAGGAATTGGAATTTTTGACTGACCACTCAAAAAGTGGAATGCCTTTAACTAAAGAATTTAGAATTGTATTCTTGAATAAGAATGTAGTCCAAATCTATAATTATTGGGACGAGGGAAATTATGACTCTGAAATACCAGATATTGATTTCTTTAAAAATATTGCGGAAAGTATAGAAAGTAACTTCTTCACAATGGATGTTGCAAAAAAGAAAAATGGAGGTTGGATAATAATGGAATTGGGAGACGGACAAGTTGCTGGACTTCCTGACAATGCGAATAGAAACATATATTATAAACAAATAAAAAACGGTGTACAACAATGGCTATAA